The genomic segment TCCAGCCCAAGGTCACCCTCGGCGAACGACGGCTGGTCGGCGTCGAGTGCCTGGCCCGCTGGGAACACCCCGCCCACGGCGCGGTCGCGCCAGAGGACTTCGTCGCGGTCGCCGAGCACACCGGCCAGCTCAGCCGACTCACCGAGGCGGTGCTGCGGGAGGGGCTGCGGCGCAGCCGGGACTGGACCGACGCCGAGCACCCGCTCGCCGTCGCGGTCAATCTCTCCTCGCGTACGCTCACCGACCCGCACTTCCCCGCCCGGGTCCAGGAGCTGCTCACCGAGTACGGCGTGGCGCCCGAGCTGGTCACCTTCGAGATCAAGGAGGCCGGCGTCCTGGACGGCACGGACCGGCCGGTGCCGATCCTGCGCCGGCTGCGGGACATCGGCGTACGCCTCTCCGTGGACGACTTCGGCACCGGCTACTCGTCCCTGTCCCACCTGCGGCGGCTGCCGGTCAACGAGGTGAAGGTCGATCAGTCGTTCGTCCAGGGGATGGCGACCGACCCGGTGGACCTGGCCATCGTGAACGCGGTGGTGACCCTCTCCCAGCAGTTCGGCCTCGCGGTGGTGGCCGAGGGGGTGGAGAGCGAGCTGACCCTGGAGCTGCTGCAGGACATCGGCTGCGAGATCGGCCAGGGGTTCCTGTTCAGCCGGCCGCTGCCGTACGAGCGGCTGGAGGCCTGGTTCGGTGCCCAGGCGGAGTCCGAGACGCCGTTGGCGCCGGACGTACGCCGGCTGCGGGCGGTCCCGGCGACGGGCGCCGAGAACTGGCCCAGCGGGGTCAGGCGGCCGGCGGGGATCTGATTTCACCTCGCGCGCGCGCCCGTGTACTCTTACCCCTGCGCGTCCGCAGGAAAGATCGCGTGCGCCCCCTTAGCTCAGTCGGCAGAGCGTCTCCATGGTAAGGAGAAGGTCTACGGTTCGATTCCGTAAGGGGGCTCAGAGGGTTCTTGTGACCCGCCCACGGCGGTGTAGCTCAGATGGCAGAGCAAGCGGCTCATAATCGCTGTGTCGCCGGTTCAAGTCCGGCCACCGCTACTTCCGGTCGCCGGGTCGGTCCCGGGGACCCGATCGGATGGGCGCCGGCAGGCGCCCACTTTGCGTGTCCGCCCTCCGGGCGTCTACGCTGGTACGTCGTAGTTGATCCGTTATCGAGGAAGGCACTCCGCCGTGGCTAAGGCGACCGATGTCCGTCCGAAGATCACCTTGGCGTGTGTGGAGTGCAAGGAGCGCAACTACATCACGCGTAAGAACCGCCGTAACGACCCGGACCGCATCGAGCTGAAGAAGTTCTGCCCCCGGGACGGCAAGCACACCCTGCACCGCGAGACCCGCTGAGCTTGCGGACCACGGCCGGTCGGGACGGGTGCACCGTCCCGACCGGCCGTCGGTTCCGGGCCGGGTGGCGGGCGTGTAGTTTCTCGGCATGCCGATGGACTCCTCCTTCGTCGGGCGCAGTTTCGCCCCGACGCCGCCGTACCTCGTGGGCCGGGAAAAGATCCGTGAGTTCGCCGCGGCGATCGGGGCCGGCGATCCGGCGCACAACGATCCGGCCGCAGCCCGCTCGATGGGGCATCCGGACGTGGTGGCGCCGGTCACCTTCCCGGTGGTGCTGACAATTCCCGCGATCCAGCAGATCATCGAGGATCCGGCGTTGGGCGCCGACGCCGAGCGGCTGGTGCACGGTGACCAGCGGTTCGCGTACACCCGGCCGGTGGTGGCCGGGGACGAGTTGACCTGCGCCAGCAGCATCGAGGAGATCATCTCCAGGGGCGGGCACGACTTCGTGACCTTCCGGACCGACGTGGCGACCGTGGCCGGTGAGCCGGTGGTGAGCGTCTGGTCGAGGCTGGTCATCAGGGGGGAGGGCTGATCCGGTTGGAGACCCAGAGCACGCTGACGGTCGGACAGGAGCTGCCGGTCCAGACGTTCCGGGTGACCCGGGCGGACCTGGTCCGCTACGCGGGCGCCTCGGGTGACTTCAACCCGATCCACTGGAGCGACCGGATCGCGACGAAGGTCGGGCTGCCGGGCGTCATCGCGCACGGCATGCTGACGATGGCGCTCGTCGGTCGGGCGGTCACCGGGTGGGCCGGCTCGCCGGACGCGGTGATCGAGTACGGGGTCCGGTTCGCCCGGCCGGTGGTGGTACCCGACGACGACACCGGAACCGAGATCGAGGTACGCGCCAAGGTGCGGGCGGTGGCCGACGACGGTTCGACGCAGCTCGATCTGACTGCGACCTGTGCCGGCGAGCGGGTGCTGTCCCAGGCTCGGGCGACGATCCGGACGGCGCGGCCGACACCGGGCTGAGCCGTGGCCGGCGTACCGGGGCGGTCCGGTTGGGAAACTCGGGCCGGTACCCGTACACTGGTCCGCCGTGGGGCAAGTGGCCCTGCTTTGGCCTGCGTGCCGGAGTGGGTTCGGCTGTCCTACCTAGGGGTGTAGCTCAATTGGCAGAGCAGCGGTCTCCAAAACCGCAGGCTGCAGGTTCAAGTCCTGTCACCCCTGCGCCTGAGGCCTGACCGTTCCAAGGGGGGTCGGATTCGGCCGGCGTGACCAGCGAGCGTGCGTCCACCGACGTGCGAACCAATTGGCGACGGAGGTCGAAGTGGCCGACAAGAATCGGCGCGGTGAGGACGACGCGAACGACCGCCTGGACGACGAGGCTGTCGACGACCGCCTCGACGACCCGGCGGACGACGACGTCGTCGAGGACGACGACCGGGAGCTCTCCCGGGGCGGCACCGCCACCCGCAAGAAGGCGGAGTCCACCGAGAGCCAGCCGAAGTCGAAGTCGGAAACCGGGCGGGTCGGAATATTCGGGCGCGTCGGACGGTTCTTCCGCGAGGTAGTGGCGGAACTGCGTAAGGTCATCTGGCCGACCCGCAAGGAGCTGTTGACCTACACCACGGTCGTGGTCGTGTTCATCGCCGTGATGACGTCGATCGTCGTCCTGCTCGACTACGGGTTCGCGCGGGCCATGCTGTGGGTCTTCGGCAATCCGAGCTGACGACGTGATCAGCTGATAGTGACGGAAGTGAGCGAGCGTGCCTGAGTACGACGAGACCGCCGGTACCGCGGACGAGCAGTCCGCGGTCGCGACGGCGGCGGGTGACGAGTCGGTCGAGGCCGCCAGCGAGCCGGAGTTCGAGGCCACCAACGGTTCGGCGCCCGACGAGAACTTCGACCCGGTCGCGGAGCTGCGGCAGAAGCTGCGCTACGCGCCGGGCGACTGGTACGTGGTGCACTCCTACGCCGGCTACGAGAACAAGGTCAAGACCAACCTCGAGACCCGGATCACCAGCCTCGACATGGAAGAGTTCATCTACCAGGTCGAGGTGCCGACCCGGGAAGAGGTCGAGGTCAAGAACGGCAAGCGCCTGCAGGTCCAGAACAAGGTCTTCCCGGGCTACATCCTGGTCCGGATGGAGCTGACGCCCGAGTCGTACTCCTGCGTCCGGAACACCCCCGGGGTGACCGGCTTCGTCGGCGCCACCGACCGGGCCGACCGGCCGGCGCCGCTCTCCCTCGACGAGGTGCTGAAGTGGCTGGCCCCGGCGGTGGAGACCGAGCAGAAGAAGGCGAAGCCCGAGGTCAAGGTCCTGGACTTCGAGGTCGGCGATTCGGTCACCGTGACCGACGGCGCGTTCGCGTCGCTGCCGGCGACGATCAGTGAGATCAACGCCGACCAGCAGAAGCTCAAGGTACTGGTGTCGATCTTCGGCCGGGAGACGCCGGTCGAGCTCAACTTCAACCAGGTTGCCAAGATCTAGCGTCGCCCGCTCGATTGCCGGATCCGGCCCTGCGCTAGCCTAGAACGTCGACCCCCGCGGGTCGCGCTTGACCGTGCGCGCTCCGCGGGTCACCTCGGGTGCGCCGCATCGGGTCGGCCGCACCTCACCGGATCAAGCCCCAGGAAGAGACATGCCTCCGAAGAAGAAGCTCGTCAAGACCTTCACGCTCCAGTTGCCGGCGGGCCAGGCCACGCCGGCGCCGCCGGTCGGTCCGGCGCTGGGCCAGCACGGCGTCAACATCATGGAGTTCTGCAAGTCCTACAACGCGCAGACCGAGTCGCAGCGGGGCGACATCGTTCCCGCCGAGATCAGCGTCTACGAGGACCGGACCTTCACCTTCGTGCTGAAGACGCCGCCGGCCGCCCGTCTGCTGATCAAGGCCGCCGGGGTGCCGAAGGGTTCCGGCGTTCCGCACCAGGACAAGGTCGGCTCGGTGACCCGCGCCCAGTTGCGGGAGATCGCCGAGAAGAAGATGACCGACCTGAACGCCAACGACCTGGACCAGGCCGAGAAGATCATCGCCGGCACCGCCCGGTCGATGGGGATCACGATCAAGGAATGACAACCGCGGCGGTCCGGCCGGACCGCCGTCGTGGGAGGGGCGCGGCGCGCCCCGCCAGACACCACAGGAGAACTCAGACATGCAGCGCAGCAAGAGCTACCGCAAGGCCTCCGAGGCTATCGACCGGAACAAGCTGTACGGTCCGGCCGAGGCGGTCAAGCTCGCCAAGGACACCAGCACCGTCAAGTTCGACGCCACGGTCGAGGTCGCGATGCGCCTCGGCGTCGACCCGCGTAAGGCGGACCAGATGGTGCGCGGCACGGTGAACCTGCCCCACGGGACCGGCAAGACGGCCCGGGTGATCGTCTTCGCGACCGGCGCCATGGCCGAGGAGGCCGTCGCCGCCGGTGCCGACGAGGTGGGCAGCGACGAGCTGGTCGCCCGGATCCAGGAGGGTTGGCTGGACTTCGACGCCGCCATCGCCACCCCGGACCAGATGGCGAAGATCGGTCGGATCGCGCGGATCCTGGGCCCGCGCGGCCTGATGCCGAACCCGAAGACCGGCACCGTGACGATGGACGTGACAAAGGCCGTCACCGACATCAAGGGCGGAAAGATCACCTTCCGCGTCGACAAGCACTCCAACCTGCACCTGATCATCGGTAAGGCGTCCTTCTCCGAGTCGCAGCTGGTCGACAACTACGCGGCGGTGCTGGACGAGGTGCTGCGGGCGAAGCCGTCGGCGGCCAAGGGCAAGTACCTCAAGAAGGTCACCCTCACCACGACCATGGGTCCGGGTGTCCCGGTCGACCCGAACGTGATCAAGAACTTCACCGAGGAGTCCGCGGACTCCTGAACTGCCTGAACGGTCCGATCGGGGCGCTGTCACCGCGAGGTGGCGGCGCCCCGGTCGTTCCGGGGCGAGTTGGCGGTCGGTTGGCCGGTCGCGTACTCTTGGTCGAAGTTCCACCCAGAGACCGCTGGTCACCGTGCTCCGGCACGGTCGAAGGTTCCGTTTCGACGGGGCGGCCCGCGCAGGGCGGTAAGCGAAACCCGGCAGTGCTACCGGCCCCCGGGCCGTGATCATTGAGCTGTGCTCGCCCCGTGCGCCCTGCGCCGGGGCTTTCTCGTTGTCGCGCTCCTTCACCACCCGTCCGCAAGGCTCCGGCCTCGACGGTGGCCAGCCTGCAGCAATGAGAGAGGAGGGACATGGCGGACAAGCCGGTTCGGGCCGACAAGGCCACGGCCGTCGCCGAGCTCACCGAGCACTTCCGCAACGCGGGAGCGACCGTGCTGACCGAGTACCGTGGCCTCACGGTCGCCCAGCTCACCCAGCTGCGGCGTTCACTCGGCCAGGAGACCACCTACGCGGTGGCCAAGAACACGCTGGCCAAGCGCGCCGCGACGGACGCGGGCATCCAGGGCCTCGACGAGCTGTTCACCGGTCCTACCGCGCTGACCTTCGTCTCCGGCGACGTCGTCGAGGCGGCGAAGGGTCTGCGCGAGTTCGCTAAGGCCAACCCGAAGCTCGTCATCAAGGGCGGCGTCTTCGAGGGCAAGGCGATCACGGCCAAAGAGGTCAGCCGGTTGGCCGACCTGGAGTCGCGCGAGGTTCTGCTGGCCAAGCTGGCCGGCGGGATGAAGGCGAGCCTGAGCAAGGCCGCGGCCCTGTTCCAGGCGCCGCTGTCGAAGACCGCCCGCCTCGCGGCCGCTCTGCAGGACAAGCGCGAGCAGGAGGGGCAGGCCTGACGGCCGGCCCACCCCGAACATCCCCGATACATCCCCAGACCCACGTAAGTAAGAAGGAAGGACGCCAGCCATGGCGAAGCTCAGCACCGACGAGCTGCTCGACGCGTTCAAGGAGATGACGCTGATCGAGCTGTCGGAGTTCGTGAAGCAGTTCGAGGAGACCTTCGACGTCACCGCCGCCGCGCCGGTCGCGATGGCGGCGCCCGGTGGCGCGGCCGCGCCGGCCGAGGCCGAGCCGGAGCAGGACGAGTTCGACGTCATCCTGGACGCCGACGGCGGCAAGAAGATCCAGGTCATCAAGGTCGTCCGCGAGCTGACCGGCCTGGGCCTCAAGGAGGCCAAGGACCTGGTCGAGGCCGCGCCGAAGGCCGTCCTGGAGAAGGCCAACAAGGAGACCGCCGAGAAGGCCAAGGCCAAGCTCGAGGGCGAGGGCGCCAAGGTCACCCTGAAGTAGTGCCGGTCGCCGGTCTTGCCGGCGACCCGGTGAAGCGGCCGACTCCGGGTTCCGGAGTGAGCTGCGGCACAGTTCCGCCGAGCGGGCGGGGATCCGACAACCGGATTCCCGCCCGCTCGCGTCGTGTCCCGGCGCGACACGCCGTGATCAGGGCTAACTCGGGGTGACCAGGCGGTTGGCCCGGCCGTCCGGACGGCCGGGAGCGCGCTGCGACGCGTCGAGTACGCCCCGCGAACGGACAAGTCGTTGGCTGACCCGGCCGTCAAGTCTTGACGTGGCCCGGCACGTACAGGCACGCTGGGTTCTGCAAGACCTTCCGCGCTTGCGACGGCCATCACCTGGGTATTGGCGGCAACAGCACCACCCGCCGCCGGAGCCGAGGTGGCCCCAGCGGGATGCGTGCGAGGACGTGGGAGCGCGGTTCTACGCGCGGCGGCTCTGGTCCGCGACACGTTCTGCAGCGCCCTGCCTGGATGGGCTGGACAGCGGTTAGCCGCTCGGCTACACTGCTAGTTTGCGCTGCCTTCCGACTTGACCCCTGCTCGGAATGTCCGATTATGGATAT from the Solwaraspora sp. WMMD1047 genome contains:
- the rpmG gene encoding 50S ribosomal protein L33, which translates into the protein MAKATDVRPKITLACVECKERNYITRKNRRNDPDRIELKKFCPRDGKHTLHRETR
- a CDS encoding MaoC family dehydratase N-terminal domain-containing protein — its product is MPMDSSFVGRSFAPTPPYLVGREKIREFAAAIGAGDPAHNDPAAARSMGHPDVVAPVTFPVVLTIPAIQQIIEDPALGADAERLVHGDQRFAYTRPVVAGDELTCASSIEEIISRGGHDFVTFRTDVATVAGEPVVSVWSRLVIRGEG
- a CDS encoding MaoC family dehydratase; the protein is METQSTLTVGQELPVQTFRVTRADLVRYAGASGDFNPIHWSDRIATKVGLPGVIAHGMLTMALVGRAVTGWAGSPDAVIEYGVRFARPVVVPDDDTGTEIEVRAKVRAVADDGSTQLDLTATCAGERVLSQARATIRTARPTPG
- the secE gene encoding preprotein translocase subunit SecE; translated protein: MADKNRRGEDDANDRLDDEAVDDRLDDPADDDVVEDDDRELSRGGTATRKKAESTESQPKSKSETGRVGIFGRVGRFFREVVAELRKVIWPTRKELLTYTTVVVVFIAVMTSIVVLLDYGFARAMLWVFGNPS
- the nusG gene encoding transcription termination/antitermination protein NusG, translated to MPEYDETAGTADEQSAVATAAGDESVEAASEPEFEATNGSAPDENFDPVAELRQKLRYAPGDWYVVHSYAGYENKVKTNLETRITSLDMEEFIYQVEVPTREEVEVKNGKRLQVQNKVFPGYILVRMELTPESYSCVRNTPGVTGFVGATDRADRPAPLSLDEVLKWLAPAVETEQKKAKPEVKVLDFEVGDSVTVTDGAFASLPATISEINADQQKLKVLVSIFGRETPVELNFNQVAKI
- the rplK gene encoding 50S ribosomal protein L11 gives rise to the protein MPPKKKLVKTFTLQLPAGQATPAPPVGPALGQHGVNIMEFCKSYNAQTESQRGDIVPAEISVYEDRTFTFVLKTPPAARLLIKAAGVPKGSGVPHQDKVGSVTRAQLREIAEKKMTDLNANDLDQAEKIIAGTARSMGITIKE
- the rplA gene encoding 50S ribosomal protein L1; its protein translation is MQRSKSYRKASEAIDRNKLYGPAEAVKLAKDTSTVKFDATVEVAMRLGVDPRKADQMVRGTVNLPHGTGKTARVIVFATGAMAEEAVAAGADEVGSDELVARIQEGWLDFDAAIATPDQMAKIGRIARILGPRGLMPNPKTGTVTMDVTKAVTDIKGGKITFRVDKHSNLHLIIGKASFSESQLVDNYAAVLDEVLRAKPSAAKGKYLKKVTLTTTMGPGVPVDPNVIKNFTEESADS
- the rplJ gene encoding 50S ribosomal protein L10 — protein: MADKPVRADKATAVAELTEHFRNAGATVLTEYRGLTVAQLTQLRRSLGQETTYAVAKNTLAKRAATDAGIQGLDELFTGPTALTFVSGDVVEAAKGLREFAKANPKLVIKGGVFEGKAITAKEVSRLADLESREVLLAKLAGGMKASLSKAAALFQAPLSKTARLAAALQDKREQEGQA
- the rplL gene encoding 50S ribosomal protein L7/L12 produces the protein MAKLSTDELLDAFKEMTLIELSEFVKQFEETFDVTAAAPVAMAAPGGAAAPAEAEPEQDEFDVILDADGGKKIQVIKVVRELTGLGLKEAKDLVEAAPKAVLEKANKETAEKAKAKLEGEGAKVTLK